tgaacccaggtgggacaaacgaacacccgagggattggcaagtatgagacaatatagagagtggacaattaaagggatacgggaggctgtgccaaagggtcacaatttcaccaaggcatttgggaaccaccaggggaaagacgagtcccctactgatttttttggagagggtgagaaagaatgtccaacagtatgctggcgtggaccctagtacaccaatgggtgaacagcttatttgaattgaatttgtttccaaatcatggcaggacattagaaagaaactagaaaaggaggaggactggagtgaaaaacccctaagcgacctgttaaaaaaggcgcaaaaattatatgtgcagagagaagaagaagatcaaaagagggcgacaaaggttatggtacagactatccgacagatgaatgccgaatccagaggcaaaagaaaacaaaaccttcctctaaacaatccaagatatccaagagagggaagaccccggaggttcgttaagtgctattactgcaatgaggaaggacactttaagagggaatgcccccgatacaagagggaattgcatgccctcgaacttatggaagaagattaggggggtcagggattccaaatgttagggaccaagtataagagggaacccctggtaaaattaaaaattggtcccaagggagaagaggtggtgtttatggtggacacaggagcggaacgaagtagtgtaataactgtgccaatcggaactgaacctgtaaaaagtaatttgacaatttctgggatagaaggggctcccagaatggtatcaataattccccaagtaacagtgaaactggaagaaagagaaggggtacaagacctcttgttgttaccatcggctggatttaacctcctaggaagggacttacaggctctccgaggtttgggtgctctccctgtggacggagaagtgcgagtccacctctgtgctttaaaggaagaggatgaacggcagattgacgagagagtctggtataaggagggaaatcgaggaggtctggacatcccacctttacatgtcacattaataccaggtcatcagccggtaaggaaacgtcagtatcctatttctttggaagggagaaaagggctacagccggtaattgagactctaatacgagacggactattagaagaatgtatgtcaccttataacacccctatactcccagtgaaaaagtcagatggatcctatcgcctagttcaggatctaagaagtttgaatgctattgttcagacccgccacccagtggtgcctaattcctatactattatgagtcggattcccccagaccatgagtggtttagtgttatcgacttgaaggatgccttctggacgtgtccattagaagaggaaagtagagatatgtttgcgtttgaatgggaaaatccatggacaggtagacggagacagcttcggtggactgtattgccccaagggttcactgaatctccgaacctgtttggataaatgctagaacaaatcctggtggactatccacaatctgatgattcccaactaatgcagtatgtggacgatttactattatcaggacccaaggaacaagaaatgaggggagatacaattagactcttgaattatctggggaaaaagggtctacgggtgtccaggaacaagttacagttcgttgagagaactgtggtatatctgggacaccagataagtaaaggacagaaacggattacccctgaacggattgcgggaatcactagaatgccgttaccccgtaataagaaggaaataagacaattcctgggactcttaggttactgtaggttatggatagaggactactcagctttggtgaagtttatgtatgaaaagctgacaaatgaaaatgaatatccattgaaatggacccggaggaggagggatggtttgaggacttgaagcatcgcctgacacaagccccagtactcactctgccctctttaaaacagcccttccagctatttgtcactcataaccaaggaacagctgtgggagttttaacacaggaaaaaggcggtcagcgacacccagtggctttcctttccaaaatgatggatccagtgtctcgcggatggccgacgtgtatccagggagtagcggctgctgctctgttggtagaggaagcacgtaaacttacttttggaggaaagatgactgtgtacacctcccattctgtgagtgttttattaacacaaactgcccatcgatggctgactgattctcgcatattaaagtatgaaaccattttaatggtcggagaagatctacagtttgcaaagattaatagctgcaacccagctcagtttttatacggcagtgaaacagagagagaggtggagcacgactgtgtcgagttgacagatcttcagaccaagacccgagaagacctttgcgatactccgctgggagaaggatatgaattctacattgacggctccgccagatgtgttaaCGGAAtgagaagtgggtatgctataatagaaggaaatacttggaaagtagtagaatccacgagactacccggaagctggtcagcaccatcctgtgaactatatgccttgcagagagccctcagaatactggcaaagaaaattggaacgatttacactgattccaaatacgcatacggggtagtgcatacctttggtaagatctggaaggagcgtggtctaattacatcaagaggaaaggaattggcacacgaacagatgattactctgactttagaagccttgacattaccccaggaaatagcagtggtctacataccaagccatcaaaggggagataccccgacagcaattggaaacagactggctgatgacgaaaccaaaagggcagccatgcaacaagaagtccgtttgctgaccttaatcccaataagacaaggcataaagaaggctcccattttcactgctaaggaagaaaaggacatggctcagctgggcgcaaaccagctgcctgatggaacatggaagacaccagatggaagaatggttctaaataaagaaataactcgcaatattttaaaacacctgcatcatcagagccactggggcacccaagccttatgtgacacagtgcttcgagaatatgtgtgtaaaggaatctacaccttggcccaacaggaggtgcagaattgtcacctatgcacgaaaattaataagaaagtaatgaggacagggaccatgggaggtcaaccattagccatacgcccttttcaacgtatccagatcgacttcagagttacctcaagtccaaagatggaaatatctgttggtggtaatagatcactttacccgatgggtggaaaccttcccaacagtaaatgctacagcctctacagtagctcgcctcctcctagagcagataatccccagatatggtataatggattctatagactcagaccacatttttcttcaaaaatccagcaattgatttgtaatacattacaggtctcttggaaattgcataccccttggcatccacaaagctcagggagggttgaacgtatgaatggaaccctaaaaatgcaattgacaaaattaatggtggaaactaaaatgccttggataaagtgtctgcccctggctttattgagaattcgtacggccccacgaaaagatgtagggttgtccccttatgaaatgatgtttgggcttcccttctggagtacagttgaggggtgtcccaccttgggaaaaggggatatatttgttaggaactatttacaggcactgtcacgctctcttgcagatttacgaaagagaggactattggcacaaacaccgcctctagacttttctttacacaaagtggaaccaggagattggattctcatcaagacctggaaaactgaaaaactccagccccagtgggaaggtccataccaagttctcttaactacagaggctgcagcacgaacaagagagaaggggtggacgcatgcatccagatttaagggacctgtagaggcgcctcaggaccctgatacgaactcagactggacttgtgttcctggagaaaaacctcttactttgcaatttcgcagaaagacttgattcacaatgttattgttatgttctttgatttttcttagtttgcctatgtctttatcaggtgtgaaatgtaagaaatgcagagacacagtggtcctgtttcaggaccacatttggggaagaaaggagggtaattttatttcccatacctcagttcctgagaaatgctgggcagaaaataccacccaacatccatataccccttgtgtggaaaaagaaggaaataatatgggtcattatatacagattcctaataccactcctttccctcttaacggttggaagggtgactcaggcccaccatgccctgatggactctggttttgcatacaccagcgtactgttccaatgaaaagttccactccacactcgaaagtgcctgcccctttaagacagccggacttagttcgagtccatccaaataaccatgaaagtttcggtaatgcagttgggggagataacctttttgtagatcttgcaactaaaattgcaggaacttttaatgtaaccaattgttgggtctgcgggggtccacggatgtcagagcaatggccttggtggggggagtccctcaatttattgaccatgatttcccgaatttggacaactaaccgaacgagatcaagagaaacttggtttctctctaacgtcccctctggtttttattgtctctcacgaaccggcaaatacccagtaggaaaaagtccctgcaaggctgtatggattcgcatttcgcctggtattttcacttggtttcctaaacccctgacttggttcttatccactgtttttaaaactaattgcctacccctgtctaatagcagtattcagttttggaattgtaccagttccaccatcacaggaccataccaatcaaaccccgttcttaaaagagtttgggaaagggggtatggagtatccccaaatggattattctgggtatgtggtaataaagcttatactcgtctcccctcacagtggagtggaacttgtttcctaggaataatccgcccagaatttttcctcctaccccacgatcacggtcataaattaggagtgaaggtttttgatacattacaccgtcagccccgctctagcacggtacatttgggacaatggggagatgattggcctccagaacgcataattcaatattatggtcccgctacatgtgctcaagatggatcctggggttatcgtactcatatttatatgttaaatcacattattcgcttgcaagcagtccttgaaattgttacaaatcaaacagctttagccctgcaattacttgcatcccagcaaggtcaaatgcgctctgctatatatcagaaccgtctggccctagactgtctcctagccacggaaggaggtgtatgtggaaagcttaatttgactaattgctgcttacagattgatgataatggccaagccattcgaaaaatcgctgataatattcgtactttgtcccatgtaccggttcaaacctggcatccttttgcaaaattaaattggatggacaaatggtttggaggaacctggtggcgtaccttattgtgggtcatcggaggtattttattcctcctacttattttgccctgtattattccctgtctacgcagcctggtgatttccatggtccaacaggctatgcaaccagggggactgggagaccccgttagaattttacttcagcacgagattaatgtatcatgaaacgtttctcttccccaggttaaaatccccattcatatctatatataatacacacattttaaagagagaaaggggtggattgttatatagagaatttaggttaaaatgacttaagttaaaatgtgatgattaatcataaaaagggaagccagaacggacagggagcttactagcagccaaggacaaaaggttcagctggatatgttttttttttaaacctatcttttcatggtcatagtgagagacatgcaggagacaaaagattgataagaagggtgagaaacagaatttagtgtatgtagagttcgcagcgtacgtaacgaacgtgataattaaaaatgcagttatacttagaatgcttttgcaatactaaccaattaaaacagtattaataagaaggggaagggcaaacaataagggtataaaaatcaatgcactgtatgtatcggggcttaactggtgagaagccagttgagtccaactctgcagacttgtaaataaagcttgtcgtgtcatcagttttaaagagactcatgtgtgagaagttttatttctgacaaacaaCAGCATTAAAATGATCGATAACAATGGAGTAATTATACTGTCTATATACTCGTATGCTTTCTATCCGGATGATGTTAAATATTCAGGTGTGGTGACACAGCGCCACAGGACATGGTCAAGTATATCGTGAGGCTCCACTGTGAAGAAAACAGGAATTGCCTTCCAACAGCTCAATGTCCCCACTGCAACTATGACCAACCTCGCTGTTCTCTGAGTGCAATATCTTTCCCGAACCTTCTGGCAGCAGATGGCGATGTAACGATCAAATGTGAACGCAACTGTGAACCAAACCGAGCAGTCCATTGCTGCAACGCTCAGGACCATTGTCACTGCGCAGATCATAGTGATGAGCAGAAAATTAACAAACAAATACATATTGTTAATCTGCTCGCCAATAACAGCAGTTAAAAACCACTATGAGGTCTCCTGATGCCATGGCCACCAGGTAGTGAGTAACGCATTTCGAGGGGCTTCCTTTTCCATGAGATAAGATCACAATCGCCATTATATTAACTAAGTGTGAAGCAATAATATTTAGTCctgtatatgtctaaatttatcagTCACATTTGGTCGATATAGGTAAAATAATAAATTGTGACAAGGTTGGTTTgagccactccccccccccccccacacacacacacaccctacctCGCCCCCTCCCATCATTTATTTTGGTTTTGGCCTGTGTTGGAATCTTATAGGGAAAAAAATCAGTTATTTTCAATCATTTTAGCTGTTAACTTAGAGCACTATTTTCACGACGCTTATACTGTTTAGATCTATTCTGCTTTGGTGGAAAGATTCGATTCGCCTCCCTCTGTCCTGTAGATGTTGTCAAACTGGGGCTTGTTTAAATTTCGAGAACATTAGATGATACCGATATTGTTTGATAGAACGTTTATGATATTTTTCATATTTCGTAAActtgctttgatacatatgttTTTACTAATTTTCCCCCTTCGTGTCAACTATTCTCATTTACGCCACGgaacattttcttgtttaatatTAACTTCTATGTTGCAAGGCATTCCAACTTACAacttttttcaattttctccattaaATTAGGTGGTAGATAATCAGATTAGTTTAGTATTAGCTATGTTAAGTTTTGATTTATATTTTTCTACTTATTTTTGTTACGCAAACGTTAGAGTTGTGGGATATCAAATACTGTTTTCAATTATGTATATCCTAATCTGTAACCTCACATTCTATGTATTATGttgttttcatcttttttttgtgtgcgcttaaacttaataaaaagtctggaaaagaaaatacagaatattatttttcatttttaatatcCCAAATAAGAAACCATGTCGtcattttatttgtcatatttcaAAAAAGctgaaaattaaaggaaattctgtggaaaaaaaaatactaaggAGGCGTATGTCCAATGGAAGCCTCGGGAATCTTAGAAAGGGAACAACAATAAAGTGGAGGGACGAGATGTAGTATGAACCTTTGCTTGGTCTCCATCAGATCCTCCATCAATGGGATACATTGAGGGGATGGGTGAACGTCACGTGTGCGGACAGAAAACCCCTCATTACCTTGATCCTCCAGCTTCCGCCCTCGGAAGCTAGGCAATACCCGTCGACAGTGAGAAAGAAGAGAAATGGAAATGTGTTCGGCCAAACGCGGCTCTGTGTAATACTGAACTCGTTATGGAGAATTGGGGTAACGGCAGCCATGGATCCACGCCCTCGAAGCCCCTTTATTTGCATGGAGGTTTCATAATTGAATGATGTGATCATTGAAACACTAATTGGGTGATTGTTCTGAACAGAAAATTGTGGAACTACACAGCTCACTAAAGAACATCTACAGAAAGAGAATCCAGTTTATATTTTGGGCGAGGGACATTTCTACAAAATtgatctctgcattctttcttcgAAAGTACAAGGCTGAATGCGTACATAAATTAACGAAgtttaaaatgtttgttttaaaatatttatcaaaGAGATATTTAGAGACGGTAGGACAAAAAGTCACTCAGAAATATTTGTCCGTGTGTCAGGAATGGAATGCGGGAAAGGGCCTCGTTATTCGTCCTTCGCACACTCCTCGCCGCTGCCTGATCTCTCTGTCTTGTGCATTAGACTAAGTAGCGAGAGCTTGGAGACGTGGCTACATCAGAGTTTACAGGTTTTAGGTGATGTCAAGAGTCCCTCTGCAATTACCTATCTCGGAATTAACATGTTCAGTGAAAATATACCGGAATATTTCAGTCAACTGAAAGCAATagtataaataaaatcacaacaaATCAACAGTAACATTTAACGTTTTCGACAGGAATTCAGAAGTTTTTAACGCAAAACAATTGCACTGTCAGCATAATTTCCTTTCACTTTTATAATTTCCCTTCTTGACGGATCCGTGCTGGGTCTCTAATGATCAGAAGGATTTTACAGGTATCCAAGGAGAGTTCATGAGGACGGTAGACCGAAGCGCCGGAATATTTCAGTCAACTGAACTTTCATTTCTACGGGTCTCAGAGTTCCATGAGCGACTCGTGTATCGAGAGTCTATATCAGAGCTAAAGATGTGAAAGGGTGAAAAACGCTTGGTTGATATGTATGGAGGATAATTTTTCTGGTTAATGGCACTCGTGGAAAAATTGACTGAGTAAACTGTAGGCCCCCTTAGCTTTTAAGCGGCAAATTTATACCTTCAATTTTAAAGAAGATTCCTTCTGCAATCTCATCAACAAAACCATACACCGAAATTATGCGCTTTGTTGAGGCAGGAGAACCAGAGCTGTGGTTTCAACAGGCTGAGTTACAATTTCATCTCAGGAAGTTCGAGTTGGACGTGACTCGCTATTATCACGTCGTCATTGCCTTGGACCAAGTGTGACAgcatatagataagttttttgagttaaaatgggaaaggtttgttagagtaggtcacatataaacactttaaaacagatcttatttaaaacactGAAGCTTTGCTAATGCTAGATATGTTGGGGCCTCAGAGTCTTTGccaaagctttggggagtgcccaagagacttcactaatggaatgttgtttacaaaaaggcaacagacgaAAGAGTTTGTCCGAGctgcatattgtctggaagggaacttgatGTTCAAAGAGGTTTGTGTGGTTTTGCAGGCAGATAGATCAGTTCTACTGcgatacagtcagcagcagcaactggaactggaactggacaagcttgtggaaaaccccatttggaaattGGGTTctgagtacttagttcagccttgtcaaggcccttgtggtttatgcaagaggaaggactggctgtctaatgtttcacttagaaaaagagaaacaaaaaggtactctgtggtgacctgaaataaagaagttatcacctggagaactctgagggggcaagtttcatcagcaagacactgaagtggctgattaaaaaatgaACCAGTTGTGGGtgatctggaacaacaaatctctatcagaaaaccgacaagaaccttcctgagcggtaactatttgCCTTTCAATCACCaacgcctggtgaacttcataaatgttaaattctgtgcaaagtataagaatttcctgcaaccagtgaactgggaggaatgagaagtgagattggactgtgaacaaaaaaacctgtttgagcttacacacacattacatacatgtgtgcttagaattggaagggggatgagttagattagttaagtcactAATgatgataaagtttgatcctgttttcatgtttaaagataattaaaaacaacttttgtttaagtaaccatttgtcttggagaatatctgttgctgctgggttttgtggtcctctgggctcataacatccaCTGCCAAACGTATCGATTATGTCCTGCACAGTCCACCAGAGTCTGGAGAATGCATGTATGGCACTATAAAAGCGAATTTAAGGCATGTCCGGCAGAGAGAGGACCGCCAGCCTGTAACACATGGAGAATTTGGGTGACTTTTCCCCATCCAAACTAATGGATGACATGCTGTGCCTGGCATCTGGCCAACGGCCAGATAAGTTATTCGAACAGCTCTTCCTGGAGAGGAATCCAGAAGACATTAGACTAATTATTGCAGATTTCTTTCAAATACCCCAGCGCAGTAGCTGCAGAGGCAGACATCCTGTGGCTGGCAAAAACAAAATACACCAAACGGTCTTCAGACAATGTCACTGCATCACAGCTGTCTGCACTTAGCACCTCCATTATTAAGTCTACTTCCCAAGCCAACGCTCTTAATGCACATGCTGTTATTATGACGCAACATCTCAAATCAGGCAGGCAGCCTGTCAGCACTTCCACCAGGTGTTTCTACCACCTACGTTGGGGAGTCAATGCACATAGCTGCCTGCCACCCTGTGTGTTCTCGGGAAATGtcctggccaactattgttaatGGCTGTTACGGTTGGCCAAAAATCTACAAGATTCCTATTTAATATTTTGTTGTTGATTCTACACGGCCAAAATATTTCCTCCCATCTACACACAATTATTTGATATTATCAAAACAATCATGCATCTCTGGATATCAAATaactttatttaatttcattaatgaaaaaaagttcaaagttcagatttgtctTCAGAAATTATTTTATTCTAGGTGAGGCTGAATTATCTACTGGCATTGGGAAGCAACTACTCAATAATATACGTTTAGAtgtaaaaaggaaagaaaagaaaacaacagtgtaaaagtaagagtcctgagaTTAGTCTCTGATTGATGTTTATTTTGGTAAGGGGTCCGATGGTGGCGGGGTAgcaactgtccctgaacctgTTGTTGCGAGTCTTGGAGCACTTATATCATTTTCCTGATGGTcgcagcaagaatagagcatgtgtaGATAAGTGGTGAAGATCatttatgattgctgctgccttttggaagtgttccctgtagatgttatcgATGGTGACCTATGATTTACTGGGCTATGCCCACTATGTCTTGCAGGTATTTCCACTAAGGTGCATTTGTATCACCATACGGAACCGTGAGGTAGCccgtcagcacaatttccaccacaatGTGTAGACATTTACTAAGGTTTCTGGTGTAATTCCAAACTTCAGCAAACTTCTGAAAAGGTAGAATCCAGGATAGATGCGAGCAATAGCGAGTCTAAAGAATGTACATTTTCTCACTCTCTCAACCTCTTATCccacaatgatcattggattatacacctctggttttcgcTTCCTGAAGTGAATAAtgagctccttaattttggtgacatggaGTATGGTGTTTTTGTTGGTGCAAAATTGACTGAAGACAATGTTGACCTTTAGCATATTCATGGAAGAATAATCATCCATGTTTATCCCCTTGAAGGTTTGGAGCTGTGTGGTGACTGGAGAATTGCATTTTAATTCATCGATTTTAAATTGGACCACTGTGGTGTGAAATGATCTTCGTCACCCCCTGAAACTGATGGTCTGATGCAACACTGACAGAAATTCATTCTCATTTCCATTCTTCTAAATAGCGCGAGGTATCACAGCCTGGACTTCGACATCCATGCAGTGTCAGTGTGTATAATATAAATGTCCAGAATTTGCTCGGAATTTCGTGTCACACTGTACAATTGGGCTGTGATATATGCTATCGTAAGGACGCCTTCACCTTTGCAATGAACGTGCCGATTGTTGatcagtgcagcacaggaacaggtgctTCGAGCAACATTTCTGTGCCGAACATGACGAAAAAGTCCAATGACCCGTCCTGTATTTAAGAGATATCCCTCCATAGTAAAACATGTGAATATacagacaccatgactgaagtaaaaacaaaatgctggagaaactcagcagctcaaaccgtgtcctttatataacaaagataaaaatacatatccGATGTTTGGCGTCTGAGCctttcatcgaggtatggaaaaatgtccataggtatctgaataaaatggcaacATGGGAAGAGGAGTGtggtagcaaaggcaggagataatatgCAGAGAATGTAGAGAGGGCACAGCGGTAATCAGGGGAGGAGGCGTGGCttgatgaatagagagggaaaggagtggaaagctgagggaaagacatggggaatttatttttttacatctacagcatggtaacagacattTTGGCCCAAAGGTCCGTGGCACTCAAATTTCCATTCCATTAACCAAAACCACCCCTCCCATGCATCCCGGTACATCTTGAATTGAGGTAGGGAGCTAGAGGCCCCGGAGAAAAGCCACACAGATAGGGGGAgtacgtacaaacttcttacacacagtgcaggatttgaactctggtctggacacaatcgctggcattgtaaatgAATTGCTATGCCAACCGGGACAGAATATCAGGTGTTGTTCTACAATGGAAAGAATGGGTGCAGAAAGGGGTATCACTTTGCTGAGCTCCTTCACTCGTCTGgtaattttccagaaatcaatagtctctggTGTGTAtcgaggggattggaaggttgcaaatgtggttccattGTCCAAGAAACGTGGGAAACAGCAAAAAGGGAAAATATAAACCTACAAGTCTGAagttggtggttgggaagatattagagtcgatcgtcaaggatgaagttataaAATACCTGGAATGCAAGACAGGATTGGTCCTA
This genomic window from Narcine bancroftii isolate sNarBan1 chromosome 3, sNarBan1.hap1, whole genome shotgun sequence contains:
- the LOC138758200 gene encoding uncharacterized protein, coding for MDPEEEGWFEDLKHRLTQAPVLTLPSLKQPFQLFVTHNQGTAVGVLTQEKGGQRHPVAFLSKMMDPVSRGWPTCIQGVAAAALLVEEARKLTFGGKMTVYTSHSVSVLLTQTAHRWLTDSRILKYETILMVGEDLQFAKINSCNPAQFLYGSETEREVEHDCVELTDLQTKTREDLCDTPLGEGYEFYIDGSARCVNGMRSGYAIIEGNTWKVVESTRLPGSWSAPSCELYALQRALRILAKKIGTIYTDSKYAYGVVHTFGKIWKERGLITSRGKELAHEQMITLTLEALTLPQEIAVVYIPSHQRGDTPTAIGNRLADDETKRAAMQQEVRLLTLIPIRQGIKKAPIFTAKEEKDMAQLGANQLPDGTWKTPDGRMVLNKEITRNILKHLHHQSHWGTQALCDTVLREYVCKGIYTLAQQEVQNCHLCTKINKKVMRTGTMGGQPLAIRPFQRIQIDFRVTSSPKMEISVGGNRSLYPMGGNLPNSKCYSLYSSSPPPRADNPQIWYNGFYRLRPHFSSKIQQLICNTLQVSWKLHTPWHPQSSGRVERMNGTLKMQLTKLMVETKMPWIKCLPLALLRIRTAPRKDVGLSPYEMMFGLPFWRTIYRHCHALLQIYEREDYWHKHRL